From the genome of Acetomicrobium thermoterrenum DSM 13490:
ATTAACTTGCCTTTGGCTTTGGCCACAGCTTTTCTATAGCCGCGGCCCCAAGCCGCGGTAGATCATGAAGCGATCCACCGACAACAACAAGCGCAAAAAAGCAAGCCATTAATCTTCATCCTTAATCCTCCAACTACAAGCACAAAATTGTTTATGTAAATTTACATAAAATATCTCCTTAAGTCAAGTAGGTATACATAAAATTTAGCTAGACCTAAATATCAAAAACCATTATAATTTATACTTGACATGTAGAGATATCAAATATAAATGGGGGGTGATAAACTTGGAAAGAAAAGGTGTAGTTACCATGCACGGCAACCCAATTACCCTAATAGGCCCTGAGCTGAAAGTGGGAGACAAAGCCCCGGATTTCACGGTCATAGATCAAGACATGAAGGAAGTCAAAAAATCCGACTTCGCAAATAAGATTAAAGTCATATCCGTAACGCCTTCTCTCGATACATCCGTGTGCGATGTTCAAGCCCACAGGTTTGAGGAAGAGGCCACATCTCTGCCCGACGATGTAGTCGTTCTCAACATATCCATGGACCTTCCCTTCGCAATAAAGAGATTTTGCACTTCAGGGAACATAAAGAAGGTCATTGCTCTGTCAGATCACAGAGATGCCTCTTTTGGTACAAATTGGGGCGTCCTGATTAAAGAACTGCGGCTCCTTGCAAGATCAGTTTTTATAGCGGACAAAAACGACGTTATTCGCTACGTCCAAATTGTCCCGGAGGCCACAAACCATCCGGATTACGACGCCGCATTAAAGGCACTAAAAGAGCTAATAAAGTAAACCTTAACAAGTTGCTGTCCAAAAAGCCCGCTTACCAAAGACAAACGTAAGCGGGCTTTTTCTTCTTTAAATGCCATCGATCAAAGGCTTATATTCACCAACCAACCAAACAGCGTATCTAAAAATCGGGGGTTGATCACAAATTCGATCAGCAGACCCATGGGAATGATGGAGCGCAAAGCAACCCAGAGGTCAACATTTTCCTCTTTCCTGGCAATGTACCCTAGGGCTGCTTCACCGCATATAGCGCCAATCAAGAAATAACCCCATTTATAGGATTCTGCTTTCATTGAATACTCCAAAATTCTGTATGCCACCCAGGCAGACCACGAGGATTGCAAAAACACCTCCAAAAAAAAGAGCAACCCCAGCAAAAACTTCTGGTATCCTCTTGCCCATTTCACGTCCTTTGGGATCTCGTCATAGAAATGATCTTTTATCCATTTTATCCCCTTCGGGACAACGGCAACGTAGGCCCTCGGGAATATAAAGGAATACATCAACAATCCCGTAACGAACTTAAGCATGGGTGGCAAAATCCTCGTCCCCCCTAGCCTCTAATAGGCATATGTTTTTGCTTCTTCTTCTCCCGTCAGCACTCTTAAAGCTCCCTGCGCAAGGGCAAGCATCTCATCCTCGCCGGGATATATAAAGATAGGAGCAATGAAGCTTACGCGTTTGGTGACCATGTCTACGAATTTATTGCTATAGGCAATGCTTCCGGTGATAATTATTCCATCGACCTGGCCTGAAAGAACGGCTGAATACTCAGCGATAGTTTTAGCAACCTGATATGCCATTGCATTATAGACCAACTCAGCTTTGGCGTCACCCTCGGCTATCCTTTTTTCGACTTCGCGCGCATCGTTAGTCCCCAGATGGGCAACCAATCCGCCTTGGCCCACCAGCTTTTTTTGCATTTCCTCCAGCGTGCACTTGCCGCTGTAGCAATAATTGACCAACTGCCCTACCGGAAGGGTCCCCGCCCTTTCCGGCGAGAAGGGCCCCTCTCCGTCCAAGGCATTATTGACATCCACCACCCTACCGTACAAATGAGCTCCCACGGATATTCCTCCGCCGAGATGCGCTACTATCAACCTGGTCTCTTCGTACTTCTTTCCCATTTCCTCTGCCGCTCTTCTGGCCGTCGCTTTTTGATTTAAGGCATGAAAGATGGATTTTCGCTCAATTTCCGGAAAACCTGATATCCTTGCCTCATCGCACAGCTCATCCACGACTACGGGATCGACAATAAAACAGGGTTTGTCGCCCGCTTCCTTGGCCAAATTGTGGGCGAGGATTGCACCAAGGTTGCTTGCATGCACGCCGTATTTACAGGCGCGCATCTCTTCCAACATAAGATCGTTGATCGCATATGTACCTGCAGGAATCGGATGCAACAAACCTCCGCGGCCTACGAAGGCATCGACCTCCTCTAACTTGGTGCCATGAGCCCTCAAAGACCTTTTTATCTCCTCTAACCTGAAGTTTTCCTGTTCTATGATTCCACTGAAACGTTTCAGGACATCGATGTCATATCTTTGGGTTTCGCGCCAACTTTCCCTGTCCCCTTCGAAAAAAGCGATCTTCGTACTGGTCGAACCCGGATTGATTGCTAATATCTTCGGCGATATCATTAGTGACGTTCCTCCCATTCTGTGCGCCTATTTTACCCTTTTCCCTTAACTTGCAATCCCCTTTTAGGCTGATTTATAAGCAGCCAAAGCCACAGCTGACGCTATGGACAAAAGCTTGGTTTCCGCAGTATCGGCACGGCTTGTAAGAACTATAGGAACCTTTGCGCCCAAGACCAGGCCG
Proteins encoded in this window:
- the tpx gene encoding thiol peroxidase; this encodes MERKGVVTMHGNPITLIGPELKVGDKAPDFTVIDQDMKEVKKSDFANKIKVISVTPSLDTSVCDVQAHRFEEEATSLPDDVVVLNISMDLPFAIKRFCTSGNIKKVIALSDHRDASFGTNWGVLIKELRLLARSVFIADKNDVIRYVQIVPEATNHPDYDAALKALKELIK
- the buk gene encoding butyrate kinase, translating into MISPKILAINPGSTSTKIAFFEGDRESWRETQRYDIDVLKRFSGIIEQENFRLEEIKRSLRAHGTKLEEVDAFVGRGGLLHPIPAGTYAINDLMLEEMRACKYGVHASNLGAILAHNLAKEAGDKPCFIVDPVVVDELCDEARISGFPEIERKSIFHALNQKATARRAAEEMGKKYEETRLIVAHLGGGISVGAHLYGRVVDVNNALDGEGPFSPERAGTLPVGQLVNYCYSGKCTLEEMQKKLVGQGGLVAHLGTNDAREVEKRIAEGDAKAELVYNAMAYQVAKTIAEYSAVLSGQVDGIIITGSIAYSNKFVDMVTKRVSFIAPIFIYPGEDEMLALAQGALRVLTGEEEAKTYAY